GTAGTACGTCTGATTTGGCTGGCAATAACAGTACATCATCAAATGTTAAGCTTTCTTTGGCAAATTTGTCTTCACGCATGGGTACCCCTCCTTAAATAATGTTCATGGTTTGTGAATAACTTGGTTACACTAAACGTAGGCTAACCAATTATATATATTTTTACTAACAATACGACAATAAACATGTATTTTCAACTGTTTTAAGGAAGTGATTAATAGACAATGAAAATCCACAATATTCAGTCCATTTATCTGCAGCTACAATCGGCTCCTTATGCACAATCATATTTATCTCATTGTTATAAGAAGCTTCAATATCAAGACATCGAGCGAAAAAGCTTTGAAAATACGTACCGGCTCATCTACTATCTTGAACATGGGCAAACCTATTATGAACAAGGCAAACAAGCACCTTTGGCGATTCAACCAGTTCTCTTTTTCTATGGAATGGGACAATTACTGAAAGCTTTATTGATTTCAAAACGACCTGATTATCCTGAAACAACAAGCATCCTGGCACACGGAGTTACAACGAGAAAACGTAAGAAACAACAATACTCTTTTTTACAGGATGAAGTAAAGATCCAACATAAAGGATTATTTTCCTATTTAGCGAAGCATTTGTTTCATGTGGAACAATATACAACTGAAAAATACTCGATGAATGATTTATTATCAAGATTACCAGAATTAAATCCCATCTACACATTATCCAGTCAGAAGCAAAATCATATATTCATGGAACCACTTGATCCTCTTTTATTGCAAATACCTGAAGCAATATTAGATGACTATAACTGGACGTTTTCTTATTTTACACATTCCATACAAAAGAAACACCATCACATTAGCCAAACAGTTCAGCATGGCAATAACATCCACATCTCTCTAGAAAGACCACTTGATAATCCAAATCACCCTTACTTTTACTATGACAGTTATGAAGACAAGTACACGCTTTCTACAAATCGACATCATCTAGAACCATTTCCAGAAATACTTACACACTATTTAATACTTTATAATTTAAGTATGATTTGTCGTTATGAAACAGAATGGTGGGGAGATCAAATACATTCTTTTTCTAGTGAGGATTTGGTTTATATCAAAGCATTTTTGAAACTAACCCAGCAAAAAATCCCACTGCTAATCGGACATGCATTGCTAGAGCAAACGAAATAAAGAAAAGCGCATGCGTCCGTATAGAAACGTACGAACTATTTAACAGTGATTTTATGGAAGTTCGATTAAACCCGCTGCCTCACGCAGCAGCATTGAACCAACCTACGTCATGTAAGTCGAAAGGAAAGCACGAAGAGCAGCTGCGATATGATGTTGACTTTACCATATAGAGGGGCGGGAAGTTTGCTAGGCGCGAGCCAGAAATGGATATGCCAAAATTTATACTGTCTTTCCTTCTCAAAAACTCCAAGAATGAAAGGAACAACCA
Above is a genomic segment from Pontibacillus yanchengensis containing:
- a CDS encoding YaaC family protein, which encodes MKIHNIQSIYLQLQSAPYAQSYLSHCYKKLQYQDIERKSFENTYRLIYYLEHGQTYYEQGKQAPLAIQPVLFFYGMGQLLKALLISKRPDYPETTSILAHGVTTRKRKKQQYSFLQDEVKIQHKGLFSYLAKHLFHVEQYTTEKYSMNDLLSRLPELNPIYTLSSQKQNHIFMEPLDPLLLQIPEAILDDYNWTFSYFTHSIQKKHHHISQTVQHGNNIHISLERPLDNPNHPYFYYDSYEDKYTLSTNRHHLEPFPEILTHYLILYNLSMICRYETEWWGDQIHSFSSEDLVYIKAFLKLTQQKIPLLIGHALLEQTK